A single window of Nicotiana tomentosiformis chromosome 1, ASM39032v3, whole genome shotgun sequence DNA harbors:
- the LOC104099657 gene encoding protein JINGUBANG codes for MATASAYRTPLLSESSSIISTSSSSESEESPATSQRYNDFQLLNLQIKISRIPNIPCTNFHSYKSLAVLSGHVGTVSCLALCGEFILSASQGKDIIVWQQPDLRQFTKFGTGDGFVKALVTVGNKVFTAHQDSRIRVWKVSRRSENVFRLIDTLPTTKDYLGKFMKQSNYVQTRRHHKKLWIEHADSISCLAVCNGYIYSGSWDKTLKVWRISDLKCLESIKAHDDAINGLVCSSKNGVVFSASADGKIKAWGKEGKSCGGTHSLKGILEGHKDVSLNSVVVSEDGNFVYGGGSDGYLMGWVGNKNLDSWKLVCEVKAHGMAVLCMCLMKGEFLCSGSADKSICIWKREINEGLFRVGVIKGHEGPVKCLQASPVSVGGGFMLYSGSLDKSLRVWWIPNYSDEKKETTLIQVCTVL; via the exons ATGGCAACAGCATCAGCATATAGAACGCCATTATTATCTGAATCAAGCAGTATAATAAGCACAAGCAGCAGCAGTGAATCAGAAGAAAGCCCAGCAACTTCCCAAAGATACAATGATTTCCAATTACTAAATCTCCAAATCAAGATTTCAAGAATACCAAACATTCCTTGTACAAATTTTCACTCTTACAAATCCTTAGCTGTTCTTTCAGGCCACGTTGGCACAGTTTCTTGTTTAGCTCTTTGTGGTGAATTCATCCTCAGTGCTTCTCAAGGTAAAGACATAATTGTTTGGCAACAGCCTGATTTAAGACAATTTACTAAATTTGGAACAGGAGATGGTTTTGTTAAAGCACTAGTTACTGTTGGTAATAAAGTTTTTACAGCACATCAAGATAGTAGAATTCGTGTTTGGAAAGTTTCAAGAAGATCTGAGAATGTTTTTAGGCTTATTGATACACTTCCTACTACAAAAGATTATCTTGGAAAATTTATGAAACAGAGTAATTATGTTCAAACTagaagacatcacaagaaattatGGATTGAACATGCTGACAGTATTTCTTGTTTAGCTGTTTGTAATGGGTACATTTATTCTGGTTCTTGGGATAAGACTTTAAAAGTGTGGAGAATTTCTGATTTGAAGTGTTTGGAATCAATTAAAGCACATGATGATGCTATAAATGGATTGGTTTGTAGTAGTAAAAATGGGGTTGTGTTTTCAGCTTCTGCAGATGGAAAGATTAAAGCTTGGGGTAAAGAAGGGAAAAGTTGTGGGGGTACACATTCACTTAAGGGAATCTTGGAGGGTCATAAAGATGTTTCTTTAAACTCTGTGGTTGTTTCTGAAGATGGGAATTTTGTATATGGAGGGGGGTCAGATGGATATTTGATGGGGTGGGTGGGTAACAAGAATCTTGATAGTTGGAAATTAGTATGTGAAGTAAAAGCACATGGAATGGCAGTATTGTGTATGTGTTTAATGAAAGGGGAATTCTTGTGTAGTGGATCAGCTGATAAGAGTATTTGTATTTGGAAAAGGGAAATAAATGAAGGGTTATTTAGAGTTGGAGTTATAAAAGGACATGAAGGTCCAGTTAAGTGTTTACAAGCTTCACCAGTTAGTGTTGGGGGTGGATTTATGTTGTATAGTGGAAGTCTTGATAAAAGCCTTAGAGTTTGGTGGATTCCAAATTATTCTGATGAGAAAAAGGAGACAACTTTGATTCAAG TGTGTACAGTGCTTTGA